In the genome of Streptomyces collinus, one region contains:
- a CDS encoding tetratricopeptide repeat protein — protein sequence MSELGARASGQGRIFQTSGDQHIEEHHHHYGAGAGGPLFGREAALSAGAGPAAPDSVRMPLVGRAPGVLRNREELRETLGAAVAGPGGEVHVVHGMGGCGKTALAYWLFNEAVREHGRVGFWVNASELMSLRAGMLAVAGDRGAGAGELAAAAAGRRAAADLVWHHLDHSTDPWLLVLDNADDPTVLESGAWLRSSGRGTVLVTTRHATSPLWRGPGVHRHPLGVLPLEEAAQVLCDLAPDAGDLASARKVAERLGRLPLALTLAGSHLSHQLLESWSMDEYDRKLGEESTVIVDRGAAGHGGSQSRQLVGRTWQLSLDALAGQGLPEATALLRLLSFLAADPVPLSVLVPVARGEVTVDGLEPALRPEQLEPSLRGLIDHSLAELVTVDGVRCVRAHGVLLDSVAGGVPEDRRASVADAAAALLETALPDEGSDTPATRSRLALLTPHVTRLLTVAADERTALLGVRTLRQVYESGDYAAALALAPTVVEAVRGVLGADHRLVLEAEHLQGTALFRMGRFADSEQLHRRVLQRRETLLGADDVDTLHSCAALSQSLDLLDRDEEAETWAGRALDGYRRTLGEDSTEALFIWCGLIEILPQLGKEREFAQEGPALVAACERALGPDHPTTVLARHDYAGGLFGFGRHTEAEPMARQVLADRIRLQGPDHPLTLSATSLTARITHALGRTDEAIRMMKELSEHRARVLGHEHPFAAHDRAWVATWQAGARG from the coding sequence ATGAGCGAGCTCGGCGCCCGGGCCTCGGGACAGGGGCGCATCTTCCAGACCTCCGGCGACCAGCACATCGAGGAACACCACCATCACTACGGGGCCGGCGCGGGCGGCCCGCTGTTCGGGCGGGAGGCCGCGCTGTCCGCGGGTGCCGGGCCGGCCGCTCCCGACTCCGTACGGATGCCGCTGGTCGGCCGGGCGCCGGGAGTGCTGCGCAACCGTGAGGAGCTGCGCGAGACGCTCGGCGCGGCCGTCGCCGGACCCGGTGGTGAGGTGCACGTCGTGCACGGCATGGGCGGCTGCGGCAAGACCGCGCTGGCGTACTGGCTGTTCAACGAGGCGGTGCGCGAACACGGGCGCGTCGGCTTCTGGGTCAACGCGTCCGAGCTGATGTCGCTGCGCGCCGGGATGCTGGCGGTTGCCGGGGACCGAGGTGCGGGGGCGGGCGAGCTCGCCGCCGCGGCAGCGGGCCGGCGCGCTGCCGCCGACCTCGTCTGGCACCACCTCGACCACTCCACCGACCCCTGGCTGCTCGTCCTCGACAACGCCGACGACCCGACGGTCCTGGAGAGCGGCGCCTGGCTGCGGTCCAGCGGCCGCGGCACGGTGCTGGTCACCACCCGCCACGCCACGTCGCCGCTGTGGCGGGGACCGGGCGTGCACCGGCACCCGCTGGGCGTCCTGCCGTTGGAGGAGGCGGCCCAGGTGCTGTGCGATCTCGCGCCGGACGCGGGCGACCTGGCATCGGCGCGGAAGGTCGCCGAGCGGCTGGGCCGGCTGCCGCTCGCCCTCACGCTCGCCGGCTCTCATCTCTCCCACCAGCTCCTGGAGTCGTGGTCCATGGACGAGTACGACCGCAAGCTCGGCGAGGAGTCGACGGTGATCGTCGACCGGGGAGCGGCCGGACACGGTGGCAGCCAGTCCCGCCAACTGGTGGGCCGCACCTGGCAGCTGTCGCTGGACGCACTGGCGGGGCAGGGGCTTCCCGAGGCGACGGCACTCCTGCGGCTGCTGTCGTTCCTGGCCGCGGACCCCGTGCCCTTGAGCGTGCTGGTGCCGGTGGCCCGGGGAGAGGTGACCGTCGACGGGCTCGAACCCGCCCTTCGCCCGGAACAGTTGGAGCCGTCGCTCAGGGGCCTGATCGACCACTCGCTGGCCGAACTGGTCACCGTGGACGGGGTGCGCTGCGTGCGGGCCCACGGCGTGCTGCTCGACAGCGTCGCCGGGGGAGTGCCCGAGGACCGGCGCGCGAGCGTCGCGGACGCCGCGGCCGCACTCCTGGAGACCGCCCTGCCCGACGAGGGCTCCGACACCCCCGCGACGCGCAGCCGGCTCGCCCTGCTGACACCGCACGTGACGAGACTGCTCACGGTGGCCGCCGACGAGCGGACCGCGCTCCTCGGAGTCCGGACCCTGCGGCAGGTCTACGAATCGGGGGACTACGCGGCGGCACTGGCGCTCGCGCCCACGGTCGTCGAAGCGGTCCGGGGCGTCCTGGGCGCCGACCACCGGCTGGTCCTGGAGGCCGAGCACCTTCAGGGCACGGCGTTGTTCCGGATGGGGCGGTTCGCCGACTCGGAGCAGCTGCACCGCCGGGTGCTGCAACGCCGGGAGACCCTGCTCGGCGCCGATGACGTGGACACGCTCCACAGCTGCGCCGCGCTGTCCCAGTCGCTCGATCTGCTCGACCGGGACGAGGAGGCCGAGACCTGGGCCGGACGGGCGCTGGACGGCTACCGGCGGACACTGGGGGAGGACAGTACGGAGGCGCTGTTCATCTGGTGCGGACTGATCGAGATCCTGCCCCAGCTCGGCAAGGAGCGGGAGTTCGCGCAGGAGGGCCCGGCACTCGTCGCGGCCTGCGAGCGTGCCCTGGGCCCGGACCATCCCACGACGGTGCTGGCCCGGCACGACTACGCCGGCGGCCTGTTCGGGTTCGGCCGCCACACAGAGGCCGAACCCATGGCCCGCCAGGTGCTGGCCGACCGGATCCGGCTCCAGGGCCCGGACCACCCCCTCACCCTGTCGGCCACCTCCCTCACCGCCCGGATCACCCATGCCCTGGGCAGGACCGACGAGGCCATCCGCATGATGAAGGAGCTGTCCGAACACCGGGCACGGGTGCTCGGCCACGAGCACCCCTTCGCCGCGCACGACCGGGCCTGGGTCGCCACCTGGCAGGCCGGGGCCCGGGGCTGA
- a CDS encoding ABC transporter permease encodes MTAVTTTTHTTTHSSTQSTTTTATPPLVALAEDGTRQVRRRRRLAPGKRLPATRLVGPAAVLALWSVASAAGLLDPGAIPAPWTVLETGSRLWSAGTLPDDILTSLQRAATGFSIGLVVGILLALASGLTRTGEALIDGTVNLNRAIPTLGLIPLFILWLGIGETFKIAIIAIVVYIPIYLNTHAALSGIDSRFVELAEVQGLSKLRFIRQVVVPGALPGFFVGLRLGVTGSWLGLVVLEQINATSGLGYMMFQAQNYGQTDVILVGLVVYGIFGLISDSAVRLVERRVLSWRRTLSS; translated from the coding sequence GTGACCGCCGTGACCACGACGACGCACACGACGACGCACTCGTCGACCCAGTCGACGACCACGACCGCCACCCCGCCGCTCGTCGCCCTCGCCGAGGACGGGACGCGCCAGGTGCGCCGGCGCCGGCGGCTGGCCCCCGGCAAGCGGCTGCCCGCCACCCGGCTCGTCGGGCCCGCGGCCGTCCTCGCCCTGTGGAGCGTCGCCTCCGCCGCCGGGCTGCTCGACCCGGGCGCGATCCCGGCCCCCTGGACCGTGCTGGAGACGGGCAGCCGGCTGTGGAGCGCGGGCACGCTGCCGGACGACATCCTGACCTCGTTGCAGCGCGCGGCCACCGGCTTCTCGATCGGCCTGGTCGTGGGGATCCTGCTCGCGCTGGCGTCCGGGCTGACCCGGACCGGGGAGGCGCTGATCGACGGGACGGTGAACCTCAACCGGGCGATCCCGACCCTGGGTCTGATCCCGCTGTTCATCCTCTGGCTGGGCATCGGCGAGACCTTCAAGATCGCCATCATCGCGATCGTCGTCTACATCCCGATCTACCTCAACACACACGCCGCGCTGTCCGGCATCGACAGCCGCTTCGTCGAACTCGCCGAGGTGCAGGGCCTGTCGAAGCTCCGGTTCATCCGGCAGGTCGTCGTACCCGGCGCGCTGCCCGGCTTCTTCGTCGGGCTGCGGCTCGGGGTCACCGGATCCTGGCTGGGCCTGGTGGTGCTGGAGCAGATCAACGCCACCAGCGGCCTCGGCTACATGATGTTCCAGGCGCAGAACTACGGCCAGACGGACGTCATCCTCGTCGGCCTGGTCGTCTACGGCATCTTCGGCCTCATCTCCGACAGCGCGGTCCGTCTTGTCGAACGGAGGGTGCTGTCATGGCGCCGCACACTGAGCAGCTGA
- a CDS encoding SAM-dependent methyltransferase — protein sequence MKQIDTSVPHSARIWNYWLGGKDNYPVDEAAGDAYTAVFPGIVTIARSSRAFLGRSIRYLVQEAGVRQFLDVGTGLPTVDNTHEVAQRLAPEARIVYVDNDPLVLAHARALLTSTPEGATAYEPINLHEPEQIIEAAGKTLDLTRPTALILSGILGHVADYEEARDLVRRLMAGLPSGSHLSLNEGSRGTDPAYEQAQDAYNETGAVPYFLRPVEQIEAFFEGLELVEPGVVSVPLWHPEPGAPAEPIGQHGGLGRKP from the coding sequence ATGAAGCAGATCGACACGTCGGTGCCGCATTCGGCCCGGATCTGGAACTACTGGCTGGGCGGCAAGGACAACTACCCGGTGGACGAGGCGGCCGGTGACGCGTACACCGCCGTCTTCCCCGGCATCGTCACCATCGCCCGCAGCAGCCGTGCCTTCCTCGGCCGCAGCATCCGGTACCTCGTCCAGGAGGCCGGCGTACGGCAGTTCCTCGACGTGGGCACCGGCCTGCCGACCGTCGACAACACCCACGAGGTCGCCCAGCGCCTCGCCCCCGAGGCGCGGATCGTCTACGTCGACAACGACCCGCTGGTCCTCGCCCACGCCCGCGCCCTGCTCACCTCCACCCCCGAGGGCGCGACGGCGTACGAGCCCATCAACCTCCACGAGCCCGAGCAGATCATCGAGGCCGCGGGGAAGACCCTCGACCTCACCCGGCCCACGGCCCTGATCCTGAGCGGCATCCTGGGTCACGTGGCCGACTACGAGGAGGCCCGCGACCTGGTCCGCCGCCTCATGGCCGGTCTGCCCTCCGGCAGCCACCTCTCCCTCAACGAGGGCTCACGCGGCACGGACCCGGCCTACGAGCAGGCCCAGGACGCCTACAACGAGACCGGCGCGGTCCCGTACTTCCTGCGGCCGGTCGAGCAGATCGAGGCGTTCTTCGAGGGCCTGGAGCTGGTGGAACCCGGCGTGGTCTCGGTGCCGCTCTGGCACCCCGAACCGGGCGCGCCGGCCGAGCCGATCGGCCAGCACGGCGGCCTGGGCCGCAAGCCGTAG
- a CDS encoding histidine phosphatase family protein translates to MSTTLLLVRHGQTVWHAENRYAGISDIDLTDTGRAQAEALGRWAAAHPVDAIWTSPLSRAVATAEPACRALGLTPQSEPHLRECDFGVLEGRTLAEFETEDPEWAAAYRADPVEHSFPGAEDPRAAAARGVRALRDIAAAHPGERVLVVAHNTLLRLVLCTLLSIPVGEYRRVLPRLRNGAVSELRVNPDGSAALLSLNVPCEADVP, encoded by the coding sequence ATGAGTACGACCCTCCTGCTGGTCCGCCACGGACAGACCGTCTGGCACGCCGAGAACCGCTACGCCGGCATCAGCGACATCGACCTCACCGACACCGGCCGCGCCCAGGCCGAGGCCCTCGGCCGGTGGGCCGCCGCCCATCCCGTCGACGCGATCTGGACGTCCCCGCTGTCCCGCGCCGTCGCCACCGCCGAGCCCGCCTGCCGCGCCCTCGGCCTCACCCCCCAGAGCGAACCCCACCTGCGCGAATGCGACTTCGGCGTGCTGGAGGGCCGCACGCTCGCCGAGTTCGAGACCGAGGACCCGGAGTGGGCCGCGGCCTACCGGGCCGACCCGGTGGAGCACTCCTTCCCCGGCGCCGAGGACCCCCGGGCGGCGGCGGCCCGCGGCGTGCGCGCCCTGCGGGACATCGCCGCCGCGCACCCCGGCGAACGCGTCCTGGTCGTCGCCCACAACACCCTGCTGCGCCTGGTGCTGTGCACCCTGCTGTCGATCCCGGTCGGCGAGTACCGCAGGGTGCTCCCGCGGTTGCGCAACGGGGCCGTCAGCGAACTGCGCGTGAACCCCGACGGTTCCGCCGCACTCCTCTCACTCAATGTGCCGTGCGAGGCCGATGTGCCGTAG
- a CDS encoding superoxide dismutase — translation MPVYTLPELPYDYSALAPVISPEIIELHHDKHHAAYVKGANDTLEQLAEARDKETWGAVNGLEKNLAFHLSGHILHSIYWQNMTGPKDGGGEPLAQDGVGELADAITESFGSFAGFKAQLTKASATTQGSGWGVLAYEPLSGRLIVEQVYDHQGNVGQGATPILVFDAWEHAFYLQYRNQKVDFIEAMWQVVNWQDVARRYEAAMSRADVLLLAP, via the coding sequence ATGCCCGTCTACACGTTGCCCGAGCTGCCGTACGACTACTCCGCGCTCGCCCCCGTGATCAGCCCCGAGATCATCGAGCTGCATCACGACAAGCACCACGCCGCCTATGTGAAGGGCGCCAACGACACGCTGGAGCAGCTGGCCGAGGCGCGGGACAAGGAGACGTGGGGGGCGGTCAACGGGCTGGAGAAGAACCTGGCCTTCCATCTCTCCGGGCACATCCTGCACAGCATCTACTGGCAGAACATGACCGGTCCGAAGGACGGCGGCGGCGAGCCGCTGGCGCAGGACGGGGTGGGTGAACTCGCGGACGCGATCACCGAGTCGTTCGGGTCGTTCGCCGGCTTCAAGGCCCAGCTGACCAAGGCCTCCGCGACCACGCAGGGTTCGGGCTGGGGCGTGCTCGCCTACGAGCCGCTGAGCGGGCGGCTGATCGTGGAGCAGGTCTACGACCACCAGGGCAACGTCGGCCAGGGCGCCACCCCGATCCTCGTCTTCGACGCCTGGGAGCACGCCTTCTACCTCCAGTACCGCAACCAGAAGGTCGACTTCATCGAGGCGATGTGGCAGGTCGTCAACTGGCAGGACGTGGCCCGCCGTTACGAGGCCGCCATGTCCCGGGCGGATGTGCTGCTCCTGGCCCCCTGA
- a CDS encoding ABC transporter ATP-binding protein produces the protein MAPHTEQLTRPAVQLRGLTRSFDGRTVLDGIDLDLPAGQLTALLGHSGSGKSTLLRAIAGLDHGVTGSGQLIAPERVSVVFQDSRLLPWRRVLDNVLLGAEGKDAGRRGRAALEEVGLKGRERAWPGELSGGEAQRAALARSLVREPELLLADEPFGALDALTRIRMHGLLRELWERHRPSVLLVTHDVDEAIVLADRVLVLEEGRIGLDLTIDRAHPRSYRDPLLGEYRERLLAALGVTEDHR, from the coding sequence ATGGCGCCGCACACTGAGCAGCTGACCCGCCCCGCCGTCCAACTGCGCGGCCTGACCAGGTCGTTCGACGGGCGCACGGTCCTCGACGGCATCGACCTCGACCTGCCCGCCGGGCAGCTGACGGCCCTGCTCGGGCACAGCGGCTCCGGCAAGAGCACCCTGCTGCGGGCCATCGCCGGACTCGACCACGGCGTCACGGGCTCCGGGCAGCTGATCGCGCCCGAGCGGGTGTCGGTGGTCTTCCAGGACTCCCGGCTGCTGCCCTGGCGGCGGGTCCTCGACAACGTGCTGCTCGGCGCGGAGGGCAAGGACGCCGGCCGCAGGGGCCGTGCGGCCCTGGAGGAGGTCGGGCTGAAGGGCCGCGAGCGGGCCTGGCCGGGCGAGCTGTCCGGCGGGGAGGCCCAGCGCGCCGCCCTGGCCCGGTCCCTGGTCCGCGAGCCGGAACTGCTGCTGGCCGACGAGCCGTTCGGGGCGCTGGACGCCCTCACCCGGATCCGGATGCACGGCCTGCTGAGGGAGCTGTGGGAGCGCCACCGGCCGTCGGTGCTGCTGGTCACGCACGACGTGGACGAGGCGATCGTGCTCGCCGACCGGGTGCTCGTCCTGGAGGAGGGCCGCATCGGCCTCGACCTCACCATCGACCGCGCGCACCCGCGGTCGTACCGCGACCCCCTGCTCGGCGAGTACCGGGAGCGGCTGCTGGCCGCGCTCGGCGTCACGGAGGACCATCGATGA
- a CDS encoding LLM class flavin-dependent oxidoreductase, with product MTRRQLHLNAFLMNTGHHEASWRLPESDPYAHVDLAHYVRLARIAERGTFDSLFLADGPQLWNNLAQRPAGALEPITLLTALATATEHIGLIATASTSYNSPYNLARKFATLDHLSGGRAGWNIVTTAGAEAARNFGLDAEPAHAERYARAAEFLDVALKLWDSWEDDAIVADKAAGVWGDDAKIHPPRHQGRFFSVEGALNVPRSPQGYPLLVQAGSSEDGKRFAARYAEAVFTAQQTVEDAQAFYSDLKARTVAAGRDADHIKVLPGIVPVIGSTEAEARANERVLEDHIVHAHGVDRLERLLQVAPGSLELDGPLPADLPPESAIEGAKSRYTLVVELARRERLTVRQLIGRLGGGRGHLTFAGTPEQVADTIQLWFESGAADGFNIMPALLPSGLEAFVDHVVPVLRARGLLRTEYGSARRTLRDRYGLPRPANQHTIAPALV from the coding sequence ATGACCCGCAGACAGCTGCATCTCAACGCGTTCCTGATGAACACCGGCCACCACGAGGCGTCGTGGCGGCTGCCGGAGAGCGACCCGTACGCGCATGTGGACCTGGCGCACTACGTACGGCTCGCCCGGATCGCCGAGCGCGGCACGTTCGACTCGCTGTTCCTCGCCGACGGCCCCCAGCTGTGGAACAACCTCGCGCAGCGGCCCGCCGGGGCACTGGAGCCGATCACGCTGCTGACCGCCCTGGCGACGGCGACCGAGCACATCGGCCTGATCGCCACGGCCTCCACCTCGTACAACTCGCCGTACAACCTGGCCCGAAAGTTCGCCACGCTGGACCATCTCAGCGGTGGCCGAGCAGGCTGGAACATCGTCACGACCGCCGGTGCCGAGGCCGCCCGGAACTTCGGTCTGGACGCCGAGCCGGCGCACGCCGAGCGGTACGCGCGGGCCGCCGAGTTCCTCGACGTGGCGCTGAAGCTGTGGGACAGCTGGGAGGACGACGCGATCGTCGCCGACAAGGCGGCGGGCGTGTGGGGCGACGACGCGAAGATCCACCCGCCCCGGCACCAGGGGCGCTTCTTCAGCGTCGAGGGGGCGCTCAACGTGCCCCGCTCGCCGCAGGGTTACCCGCTGCTCGTGCAGGCCGGCTCCTCCGAGGACGGCAAGCGGTTCGCCGCGCGGTACGCGGAGGCAGTGTTCACCGCCCAGCAGACCGTCGAGGACGCGCAGGCCTTCTACTCCGACCTCAAGGCCCGGACGGTCGCGGCCGGCCGGGACGCGGACCACATCAAGGTGCTGCCGGGCATCGTCCCGGTGATCGGCTCCACGGAGGCCGAGGCGCGGGCGAACGAGCGGGTCCTGGAGGACCACATCGTGCACGCGCACGGCGTGGACCGCCTGGAGCGGCTGCTGCAAGTGGCCCCCGGCAGCCTGGAACTGGACGGCCCGCTCCCCGCCGATCTGCCGCCGGAGAGCGCCATCGAGGGTGCCAAGAGCCGCTACACGCTCGTCGTCGAGCTGGCCCGGCGCGAGCGGCTCACCGTGCGGCAGCTGATCGGGCGGCTCGGCGGCGGGCGCGGGCACCTCACCTTCGCCGGGACGCCCGAGCAGGTCGCCGACACCATCCAGCTCTGGTTCGAGTCGGGCGCGGCCGACGGCTTCAACATCATGCCCGCGCTGCTGCCGTCCGGCCTGGAGGCCTTCGTCGACCACGTCGTCCCGGTCCTGCGCGCCCGCGGCCTGCTCCGCACCGAGTACGGCAGCGCCCGCCGCACCCTGCGGGACCGCTACGGCCTCCCGCGCCCCGCCAATCAGCACACCATCGCCCCCGCCCTCGTCTGA
- a CDS encoding amino acid permease, producing MPSSTTTGTPPSTDASLSHGLKQRHLSMIALGGVIGAGLFVGSGAGIAAAGPSIVVAYALSGVLVMLVMRMLGEMSAAYPSSGSFSAHAERAIGPWAGFTAGWSFWVLLCTAVGLEGIGAAKIVSGWLPGTPEWTWVALFMVVFCGTNLAAVKNFGEFEFWFAALKVGAITLFLVLGVLAILGILPGTDSPGASHLTDFLPNGGEGLVIGLLASVFAYGGLETVTIAAAESENPVKGVASAVRTAMWRIALFYIGSMAVIVTLVPWDSKEVVEKGPYVAALDELGIPGAGQLMNVVVLVALLSAMNANIYGASRIAYSLVERGQGPKGLGRVSGGVPRIAVLASSVFGFLCVLLSYWRPDDVFAWLLNMIGAVILAVWIFIAVSQLRLRRRLERESPEKLAVRMWAFPWLTWVALAGMAAVFVLMAREPDTRVQLYSTGGMILVLAGVGYGWQRVRAGHRV from the coding sequence ATGCCCAGCAGCACCACCACGGGGACCCCGCCCAGCACGGACGCTTCCCTCTCCCACGGTCTGAAGCAGCGCCACCTGTCGATGATCGCCCTCGGCGGGGTGATCGGAGCCGGGCTGTTCGTCGGCTCCGGTGCCGGTATCGCCGCGGCCGGTCCGTCGATCGTGGTCGCCTACGCCCTCTCCGGTGTCCTCGTGATGCTGGTGATGCGGATGCTCGGCGAGATGTCGGCCGCGTATCCGTCGTCGGGGTCGTTCTCGGCGCACGCCGAGCGGGCGATCGGCCCGTGGGCCGGGTTCACCGCCGGCTGGTCCTTCTGGGTGCTGCTCTGCACGGCCGTCGGCCTGGAGGGCATCGGCGCCGCGAAGATCGTCAGCGGCTGGCTGCCGGGCACACCGGAGTGGACGTGGGTCGCGCTGTTCATGGTCGTCTTCTGCGGCACGAACCTCGCGGCCGTGAAGAACTTCGGCGAGTTCGAGTTCTGGTTCGCGGCGCTGAAGGTCGGAGCGATCACCCTGTTCCTGGTGCTCGGTGTCCTGGCGATCCTCGGGATCCTGCCCGGCACGGACTCCCCCGGCGCCAGCCACCTCACGGACTTCCTGCCGAACGGCGGTGAGGGCCTGGTCATCGGCCTGCTCGCGTCGGTCTTCGCCTACGGCGGCCTGGAGACGGTCACCATCGCGGCGGCCGAGTCGGAGAACCCGGTCAAGGGCGTCGCGAGCGCGGTCCGTACGGCGATGTGGCGCATCGCGCTGTTCTACATCGGCTCGATGGCCGTCATCGTCACGCTGGTGCCGTGGGACTCCAAGGAGGTCGTCGAGAAGGGCCCGTACGTCGCCGCCCTCGACGAACTCGGCATCCCGGGCGCCGGCCAGCTGATGAACGTGGTCGTGCTGGTCGCCCTGCTGTCGGCGATGAACGCCAACATCTACGGCGCATCCCGCATCGCGTACTCGCTGGTGGAGCGCGGCCAGGGCCCGAAGGGGCTTGGCCGGGTCTCGGGCGGGGTGCCGCGGATCGCCGTGCTGGCGTCCTCGGTGTTCGGGTTCCTGTGCGTGCTGCTGAGCTACTGGCGGCCCGACGACGTCTTCGCCTGGCTGCTGAACATGATCGGCGCGGTGATCCTGGCCGTCTGGATCTTCATCGCCGTCTCCCAGCTGCGCCTGCGCCGCCGCCTGGAGCGCGAGTCCCCCGAGAAGCTGGCCGTGCGCATGTGGGCGTTCCCCTGGCTGACCTGGGTCGCCCTGGCCGGCATGGCCGCGGTCTTCGTCCTGATGGCCCGGGAGCCGGACACACGGGTGCAGCTGTACTCGACGGGCGGGATGATCCTGGTCCTGGCGGGGGTCGGGTACGGGTGGCAGCGGGTGCGGGCCGGGCACCGGGTCTGA
- a CDS encoding TauD/TfdA dioxygenase family protein: MAIEIHKVTANIGARVEGIDLTRPLDQETSTALREALNAHKALVFDAEGLDDAGQQAFVRHFGDITTAHPTVSAVDGAPNVLPVDSEGGRAANHWHTDVTFVLNPPQATSLRSITVPPYGGETLIASSAAAYRNLPDSLRGLADTLWAEHTNDYDYAVPEEDVDEEQSARRAQFTSIKYRTVHPVVRVHPLTGERGLFIGGFAQRIVGLSPGESRKILDLLQAYVTRPENVLRHRWSPNQLVLFDNRITQHYAVDNYDGRPRRLHRVTVAGDVPVGVEGKESYVIEGDASHYTPVAA, encoded by the coding sequence ATGGCCATCGAGATCCACAAGGTCACCGCGAACATCGGCGCCCGCGTCGAGGGCATCGACCTCACCCGTCCCCTCGACCAGGAGACCTCCACCGCCCTGCGCGAGGCGCTCAACGCCCACAAGGCCCTGGTCTTCGACGCGGAGGGCCTGGACGACGCGGGCCAGCAGGCCTTCGTCCGCCACTTCGGCGACATCACCACCGCCCACCCGACGGTGTCGGCCGTGGACGGCGCCCCGAACGTGCTGCCGGTCGACAGTGAGGGCGGCCGGGCCGCCAACCACTGGCACACCGACGTCACCTTCGTCCTCAACCCGCCGCAGGCCACCAGCCTGCGCAGCATCACCGTCCCGCCCTACGGCGGCGAGACGCTGATCGCCAGCTCGGCCGCCGCCTACCGGAACCTGCCCGACTCGCTGCGCGGCCTCGCGGACACGCTGTGGGCCGAGCACACCAACGACTACGACTACGCCGTCCCCGAGGAGGACGTCGACGAGGAGCAGTCCGCCCGGCGCGCCCAGTTCACCTCGATCAAGTACCGCACGGTCCACCCGGTGGTCCGCGTCCACCCCCTCACCGGGGAGCGAGGCCTGTTCATCGGCGGGTTCGCCCAGCGGATCGTGGGCCTGTCCCCCGGGGAGTCCCGCAAGATCCTCGACCTGCTCCAGGCCTACGTCACCCGGCCGGAGAACGTCCTGCGCCACCGCTGGTCGCCGAACCAGCTCGTCCTGTTCGACAACCGGATCACCCAGCACTACGCCGTCGACAACTACGACGGCCGGCCCCGCCGCCTGCACCGGGTGACGGTCGCCGGGGACGTCCCCGTAGGGGTGGAGGGCAAGGAGAGCTACGTCATCGAGGGCGACGCCTCGCACTACACACCGGTCGCCGCCTAG